A window of Acropora muricata isolate sample 2 chromosome 6, ASM3666990v1, whole genome shotgun sequence genomic DNA:
TATTAATTTATACTCATTAAATTAATATTGTATGATTTATTTCACATACACTCTTTTAACCTTGATTACAATTACCTTcaggatttttttcttcttcacatTCTAGTCCTAGGGCTGAACTGCAATTCCCGCAAATTGTGTCTGATGTCCTGGTGCAAGACTTCAACACGAATGGAAAGGGTGAGTGACATTCTCTGCACTTTTGACAAATCACATTTGTAGTCGGCGAACAAGGTTGCACTTCGAATTCGTTGTCTCCGCATTGTGAACATCGCAGGCATTCTTTAGTTTGTGATGGATGTGACGAATAATAGCCTTCACTGCACTGCTTACAGCGTGGTTGTCCATTTGATTGACAATCTGAGTGATATCCCGCTGAACATTTAACGATCGGGCAATTAATGGCAAGCTCCGGCTCAATCACCAGTGGAGTGGCCTCGACCACTAGCTAAAAATATTAATGAATAGGGGCAAATGATAATGTAAATAATGTAAATAAACACCATAGTAGGTTTTTACATAGGTTGACAACCGCTATTTAAAGATGGGGAGCTCTGCACTCTTTCGCTTTGAGGTCAATCGAACGTATACTCAGTGtgggaattaaattgaaacgtCCACAGATCTAGAGCCTTTTGGTCTTAGCTAAGGCAAGACACTAATCCCTTATAGTTGTCAGCTCTTTCCTCCGTATTCGAAGACcgaaaatttcttttctttttttcacagaaaTATTGTCATTAATCCTGAAACGCTAGTTGGAGGAAgtcaattaatttaaataaaagcCCCTGCTGGATAGTCATGCCTATCTCCTATGCTGTATAACGCAGAACAGACACGATTAACCGTCATCTATCAAGAAATTTCATAAGTCAGTCAGTCATTCCCTTTATTCTGTCCTAGACAGTCACTTAAATGCAGTCGGTAGTAAGTGTTGTTTCGGACATGCGTTGTCCGCATTTGCATCTGTGCTTTGTGTCCTATGAGCATTTATGtcaatttatcattatttatgtTAGTATAAGTTGTAATAAAGAAAGTCTTTTTGTGGGGCTTTTTAGTTAAGTGGAATAGAACAGAGGTTTTTGCATCAATAACCCTAACAGAGCTGACAAAATAGGTAAGCATGAAAAAGAAGCTCTCGTCATGTCGGCATCGCGTAATGGCCGTTTTTCTTGAACTTTTGAATGGCTAAAAAAGATCGCAATATTGCTAAATTTTAATCACTTGCTTGTCAACCATGCAAAATTATGCTAGCTTCGAGTGAAAATGGTCATCGCAGTTCAGCGAATAACTTATATAACTGAGAAGGTTAGTGTAACGGAGGCCTGAAAAATCCATGCCGCAGAACGGGGCTCGAGTCCataatgttttgtttatttggcATGCGTTCTTGAATAAAGCGTTTGAATTAACATccagttcaagcctggataGTTAAAGCCTTCCGTTGTTGATTAGTTCCGCTTGGAATATAAAACGACTGATAGTTACAGGAAATTTACTACGCCATGTTAAATTCCCGGAGTAGAAAAATACACATGTACAACTAGAAGTTCAACAGAAcgtttcaaaattcaaaacccCTAACTGGCTGGCAGATCGAAATCAAGGCTAGCTTGTTAAAGAGTTTCCACAATTACCATAACAGTCACCAGAGTTGAAATGGAAACACAGAAAGTTAGTTATGAGTTTGGGAGTATGAAATTCCACGGATAAACTCATAAAAATACAGCTAAAATATTCTTTCAACGAATAACGCTGTCACTACTTAGCTATAACTTTAAATTCCGTCTCATTTATGGATTCTTAGAGGACTTAAAAACCTCAACATTAGAGGTGACTGTTTGGTGCCTAGGGGGATCTCAAAGTTTAGCTCAACCCTAAACAAGTAATTTCActaaagttttaaaaaggaGCGTGAAATGAGAGCTGATATCAATAGCATTCCACAATTTGCGTGACTCTTTATTAGACTTGCCTAGCGACCTAAAACATTGGCCATCTCTCCGACCTAGAAACGACTGCTGCAAAGGTAAAAAGCCAAGAACATTCGGGTGATCATAACGAGAAAGTTAAAATTCCTTGAACGCCGGCAAATTAGCTATATCAAATTACCGTACTTTCCAAAAGTTCGTGATAGTTTATTGAACGAAAACGTATACTCATCGTACTTCACATAGTTGGTAATTAGTGTTACGCAAGAAAAATCACTACGCATTAATTCATGATGTAAACGGTAATTTTAGCTCACTCACAGAAATAAACTCGAGCCTCTTGCGTAAAGAGTTATAACAAGTTTGTAGCAATGATTTTATTAGCACCTACAGCCATGTTATTAGTGCGTCCATACGGACATATTGTACTTGACTACAACATACTAAAGTGGGTACAAATTAAACAGGGCCAGTTTATAACGAAGGAAATGTAACAGCAACTTACGTGCGTCGAGTGCAGACCGATCATTATGAAAAATATCGCAAGTTCGCATGTCATCTTACAAATCAGGGTTTGCTGCATTGACAGAGCAGAAACGTTCCACATATCAAATGCTGCTTTCTTTAGTTCATCGCGTAGCACAATACATCATGATCAAGCGGTCAAATGAAGATGACATCGGAAATGAGTTACTATACCGTCGACTTCTTAGAATGCCTTTTTTCCGTATTCCCAGAACCTATCAAATTCGTCCTTTTTATTGGGGGTTTCCCCTTGAACAGAACTGTTTCGCGCGATTAATCAGCACAAACCGCAGACACTGAAAAGTCACATACGATGGTAGGATGTGGTATGCCTGCATTCACGAAAAGGACTCGATATCATCGGATTTATTATGGTTTTCATCGCTTTgaattcctttcttttctcctgAGAAGAAAGAAGTGTAGCCTTTTTTCAATGCCCCGCTTTATACGACGGAAATTTTCAATACAATTCTTCGCTGTTTACAACAGAAActtatgttgccatggtaacgtgACCTCATTACTCTAGAATTCAATCGACCACGGAAACCAACTCTTTTTTGACGTCCCCTTCAGCGAACCGTGAATGGAAGGGCGGAAATAATCAGTAGTTACAGcagtaagaaaaaaataaaataaaatgaatacaGAAAGAGTAGTCCTGATGGCTCAATGATTCTACATAGAGGTAAGTTTTAAATGTGGACTGACAAGTTCCTGTACATTTAAGTTGCTGCAAATCAAATTCTATATGCACGGTCTCTCGGTATATCACTTTTTCCTAAATGATCCCGTTCCGCGCCATAACAAATCATCACGGCTTTAAATCGCTTTTGGAAAGCTGTCTAATTCACTACCTGAAAGAAATAAGGTCTAAATATCTCATCAAAGACCAAGGTTAACAAAATAGAAGTACTGGGTCACTAGTAAAGGATCTGATTAGCGGTAAATTTTTATATGAAAACGAGGAATGCACAAGTTTAAAATGCGAGCCTGTTGCGGTCAAGTTACACATGAGAGAATCGGCTCAAACAGTTTCTGGGATATTATGCCCATGCAGTCTCGCGTCATCAtctgaaataaataaagaaagaaaagattcaTTTGGCAAAAATGAGAGGAGGCAACCAACTGCTCATTAAGGTCGGCAGCATAAGCAATCTTCAATTAATACGCTGCTATACAATCTTGTAACTTATTTTGTATCCAAATAAAAGCGATGAGATAATCGTATTTGACAAGTAGGTACGCTGTGATCAGTTTGTTACAGTTTAGGAGTACTTTATTGCTTTAGCACTTGAAGAGAGTCGTTCTTATCTCGTTATCACTAtcggttttgttttttgttttgttttttaggcTTCTGTGCATTTGCTGAAATTGCTAACTAGACAAAGATGAACATTTCACTGGAAAATTTCAAATATTCTCGCTTAAATCATACCTCTGCTCGACAGTTTTTCAATCGCTTCTGTGCAACCAGCAGCTTTTAAGGCGTTGCACAGATTTTCTATTGTAGCTCCTTGGGTTCCGGCCAGGTGGTGTACGCACTACGATCGCGTTGCATGCTGGTCGTTCAGATAAATATTTGTCATTTGCTTCTTGACGCGGTTGAGTGAACATCTCTCAAAACTGAATGCGTAATGGGGATTCACGGTCTCCTGCCTTTTCTTCgtaaatttgtcaaaaacatGAATCTCCGTGAGCTGGCGGGTCAAACAGCAGCTATTGATGCATCTTGCTGGCTACACAAAGGGTTGAGTGTGTCCTTCGCTGAGACTGGAAGGCGAGATAggtgaaaaatattttcaagttgTCCATCATcgatttgatttttctttttgatgttGAAAGTTTctcattttataatttttataatttctgaTAATTTCCTAGGTGTGGTGAAATTTTTCAGAAATGTCTAATTTCAGTAAAGAAGGCTGGTGTTATTCCCGTTGTCGTGTTTGACGGTTTGTCTTTGCCATCCAAAGCAGGCGAAAATGAGAGGAGACGAAGGTTAGTCTGAAATGTACTTTCATGATCGTCCTGCGTGCGAATTTCATACCAAATTAATTGTCTAAAGTATCATACCTTAAATCACacagagaaaaagaaagccttATTAGAAGAGCCGCAGAAGACAACATTTCTCCCCAAGAAGCAAACAAGCTTCGAAGTCAAGCCGCGGCAATTTCGCTCGACGACAtaaccgaatgcataaatgtaAGCTGATTTAATTCTTGCAATTTTGCTCCTCCATTCTTCCTGCATAATAAACACTGATTATTTTGATACAGATTTGTCTGGCTGAAGAAGTTAAATACATAGTTTCGCCCTATGAATCGGACGCACAGATAGCTTATCTGTTGTCTAGCGGAGAGGCCGATTTCGCGCTTACAGAAGATTCGGACCTCTTGGTATTTGGTTGTAGAAAGGTTAGAAACAATTGCAATAACCATGATAACTTTAGGTAACCTTGTATAGGGTAGCAATTTTCACTCTGTGACTCACAAACTCGCGGCCCATCACAATTTCCGcttgatttgatttaattttttttttgaatcgaattgaattttttccttcttccttcAAGATACCTCACCAAAAATTGAACATCGTTTTTCTTCTTTCGCTACTATTAATCCCATGTTATTATTTCTATTTATTTGCATTGTAAGCTCAGTATAACTATCTTATCTATGAACTTAACTTCACCTTTCACTTCTTGTTACATGAACGTAGTGTGCAAACTCAACAtagctttttgtttgtttttaggttATGTTCAAGGCCTCCCTAAGCGGTGATGGGGATGTTGTTGACCTCTCTGAAGTTTTAGAAGGGCTCAAGATTAGCAAGAAACAGTTCCAGGAAATGTGCATTGCTGCTGGGTGCGACTACTTAAAAAATATTAGAGGTGTTGGCATTGCTCGTGCATTCCAGTTGGCTGCGACAGGAGGTGATATACTGGAGGCACTAGTCCAAAGGGGAGCTGACGAAACTTATCAGGCAAACTTCCACAAAGCCATGGCAGTTTTTCATCATCCGACGGTGTTTGATGTGAAGTCATGTTCTACTGTCCCTCTTGAGAAATGGGACACTGACCCATCCATGGATGTTCAGTACCTGTGTGGATAGTATCCTTATTCAGAATAATTTAAACCATGCAaatttggaatttcaatttttcgaCACTCTACATTTCACCCTAGTCAGACTTGAGGGGCAGATCTAGGGGGAGGGTTTGCACCCAACTGGCATGACCTGTGCCTTTCTAATAATTCTGCGGCATTTGTTTACCTCACCTGTCAGTCACATCATTCCCTGGGGGTCCACTCCACCTAACTTATTTCACCCTTTGTCTCTTTCACTAATAGCTTTCACAAGCATTTAACATTAGTATTAATATTTGAAGGTTAAAAAGTGGGAACACAGGATGTCAATGTTATGTAATTTTATGACAATTACAGATTGCACAAGTGTTCTCCTTAAGTTTTTGTTAAGTAATCTGGATTACACCTTTGCAAAGGAACTTGCTGCTGGCAATGTTAACACGAAGAATTTGGAAAAGGTCAACAGCTTCCCTGTGTTTACAAAGGTAGGTTTGACTCTGTCATGCATCTAAAATGATGTCTTGAAGATCCAAAAGGAGTTTTTAGACTTGTGCTCATTTTAATTGTTAGTTTGTGAATGAAGGACACAACACATCACAACttcatactacaaatttactgccctattattgttttcaatattaCATATTATGCAACGAAATTTTTCTTGCAGGTTGCAAAGAGAAATGAATCAGGTGATCAATTGGCATTTTCAACTGAACCTACAACCAATGGTATGTATAGTCCGATGAACTTTTTGTTTAGTGTGTGTGTTGTAACTTATTGCATCTAACTAGAACAGACAGATTTGGTAATCGTTACATACATAGCAATTTTTAGGTGCTCTATTACATTTAACTAGCTTTACTGTTAATTGTTGATGATTGGAAAGTGTACAAAGGAATATTGCTTAAAAACTATATGAGCAAATCACATTGGCCAGGATTGAAATGTAGACTGTGTTTATACATAAACATTTTACCAGTAATTCCCTAACCAAGTTATTGTACTTTGTTTAAAGCAAGtttaaagttatgtttgttttttaattacagCGGACACTCAAAATAAGCACGTAACAATCATCCATGTGGAGAGACATTCCACGATTTGCTGGAAAATTCCCTGCTTTCCTGTCCTTGCAATGGAATTTGCCAAAGTGCATTACAAGCAAGGCACAGCAACCAAAGATGGTTTTGTGCAGAAGACAATGGCTTCTGAACTCAAACAAGGAGAATACTTGTGTACCTCCCACtgtgaaattgaaattgaaggGAAGAGCTACACAGTGTTGTGGGAGATAAAACCTGAAGACAGAGCAGTTACTTTCCTACCCAACCCACAATCAGCAGCAAATGATTACCTTTCTGATGAGGAATGCAATGAAGACGTTGAATCTGATGAATCCGAGGAGACACGTGAAGCATGTGTTCCCACCAGCCATTGCTTGCCCTTTAAAGTGCTGGGAACATGCTATACAGCAGAGAGGCAAAAGGCACTCGAAGAGTCATATGAGTACTTATATGAACACAACAGACCTGTATTTGTGAAACTCAAGGCAGAACCAGACAATCCTTATGATAGAAATGCAATTGCTGTTTACATCATGGCATCATCAGAATACAAGAAAGTAGGGTACTTAGCACAGGAATTAACACAATTTGTGCATCCACTGCTAAATGACCCATCTCTCGGGGTATCTGTGAAAAAAATTCGCTTTTGCACAACTTTTCTTATGATTGGTTTTTATCTGACAATTGAGATCACCAGGAAAGGATTGTGGGAAAAAGCAGTTGTCAAAGCTAGTTTTAAAGCCAAGTAGaactaaagtaaaaaaaattatgttgcttttgaaaaaaacaaaggcaCTTGAAGAGTCATATGAGTACTTATATGAACACAACAGACCTGTATTTGTGAAACTCAAGGCAGAACCAGACAATCCTTATGATAGAAATGCAATTGCTGTCACAGGAAATCTCAGGGGGAAGGGGAGtcttacaaattttttttcagatggAGTACAAAGCCAAACTGAAAATACTAGAGGGGTGTGTGAAggttaaaacaaaacaatttccctgggaggtatggatattttcAGGGACCAcacattttgcaattattgtggTTGATCCCTTTGCATTAGAGCAGGGGGTAATTCCACAGGGGCTCTGTGATATTTTGCTCTGGCAGTTAACTGCCCTGTCTGTGGCATGGATGCTCTGTCCGAAACAAATACACCTGGGTCACCTCGACGTGATATGACAATTCTGTCAAGTCTTTCAGTGATGCCCTCTCCAGATGGCTGATTGAATGATGGCAGCTCAAATTCTCTGAAACGTTCATTTGCTCCAGTCcagt
This region includes:
- the LOC136919766 gene encoding exonuclease 1-like isoform X1, encoding MGIHGLLPFLRKFVKNMNLRELAGQTAAIDASCWLHKGLSVSFAETGRRDRCGEIFQKCLISVKKAGVIPVVVFDGLSLPSKAGENERRRREKESLIRRAAEDNISPQEANKLRSQAAAISLDDITECINICLAEEVKYIVSPYESDAQIAYLLSSGEADFALTEDSDLLVFGCRKVMFKASLSGDGDVVDLSEVLEGLKISKKQFQEMCIAAGCDYLKNIRGVGIARAFQLAATGGDILEALVQRGADETYQANFHKAMAVFHHPTVFDVKSCSTVPLEKWDTDPSMDVQYLCGYNLDYTFAKELAAGNVNTKNLEKVNSFPVFTKVAKRNESGDQLAFSTEPTTNADTQNKHVTIIHVERHSTICWKIPCFPVLAMEFAKVHYKQGTATKDGFVQKTMASELKQGEYLCTSHCEIEIEGKSYTVLWEIKPEDRAVTFLPNPQSAANDYLSDEECNEDVESDESEETREACVPTSHCLPFKVLGTCYTAERQKALEESYEYLYEHNRPVFVKLKAEPDNPYDRNAIAVYIMASSEYKKVGYLAQELTQFVHPLLNDPSLGVSVKKIRFCTTFLMIGFYLTIEITRKGLWEKAVVKASFKAK
- the LOC136919766 gene encoding exonuclease 1-like isoform X2; translated protein: MGIHGLLPFLRKFVKNMNLRELAGQTAAIDASCWLHKGLSVSFAETGRRDRCGEIFQKCLISVKKAGVIPVVVFDGLSLPSKAGENERRRREKESLIRRAAEDNISPQEANKLRSQAAAISLDDITECINVMFKASLSGDGDVVDLSEVLEGLKISKKQFQEMCIAAGCDYLKNIRGVGIARAFQLAATGGDILEALVQRGADETYQANFHKAMAVFHHPTVFDVKSCSTVPLEKWDTDPSMDVQYLCGYNLDYTFAKELAAGNVNTKNLEKVNSFPVFTKVAKRNESGDQLAFSTEPTTNADTQNKHVTIIHVERHSTICWKIPCFPVLAMEFAKVHYKQGTATKDGFVQKTMASELKQGEYLCTSHCEIEIEGKSYTVLWEIKPEDRAVTFLPNPQSAANDYLSDEECNEDVESDESEETREACVPTSHCLPFKVLGTCYTAERQKALEESYEYLYEHNRPVFVKLKAEPDNPYDRNAIAVYIMASSEYKKVGYLAQELTQFVHPLLNDPSLGVSVKKIRFCTTFLMIGFYLTIEITRKGLWEKAVVKASFKAK